CTTTCACTCGGACACGATGCGGACGCTCTCGTTCGCGAGCGATCGTTCGATGTAAGCGATGGCGCCCGGAACCTCTGCGACGCGCTCGAGCGCGGCCTTGCTGTCGGGCACCTGTTCCGGCGGTTGACCGCGGCCGGTGAAGATGATCTTCGACCAGTGCGCCTTGACCTGCGCGGGTGACTTCGCGGCGAAGTCGGCGTAGAAGGAATTGCGCACCGGCGACCCCTCGGGCTGGTCGATCGGCGCGGCCTTCACGCCGCCCGGAAACCGGCTGAGTCTGCCGAGGAAGAGGTCCGCGATCTGGTCGCGGGTGAGCGCGGTGACGCTGCTCTCGCGCGAGACGACGACCACGACATCGTCCTCCGCACCGAGGAGTGCGGTCCCCAGGACGAGGGCGATCC
The Thermoanaerobaculia bacterium genome window above contains:
- a CDS encoding phosphate ABC transporter substrate-binding protein, with amino-acid sequence MGIALVLGTALLGAEDDVVVVVSRESSVTALTRDQIADLFLGRLSRFPGGVKAAPIDQPEGSPVRNSFYADFAAKSPAQVKAHWSKIIFTGRGQPPEQVPDSKAALERVAEVPGAIAYIERSLANESVRIVSE